The proteins below come from a single Lineus longissimus chromosome 5, tnLinLong1.2, whole genome shotgun sequence genomic window:
- the LOC135487634 gene encoding creatinase-like isoform X3, translating to MALIRFGRLASSTVRGLAPRRGMRTTPLRAAAASSDDRPRTQNMCQGEKVSLFSKSEVENRLGKLRAYMAQNEIGACVMTSYPNINYFSGGFQFCYFGRDYGLVITPDKVTTVSAGIDGGQPWRRSYGDCITYTDWRNDNYYFCVKKLLEGVKGKIGIEFDHVNLDNYKRLDNTLPDNPKVDVGLPTQKMRMIKSAEEIDIIRQGARICDIGGAAIVEALKEDVPEHEVALASTRAMVREIAKTYPNSELLDTWTWFQSGINTDGAHNPVTSRRVQKGDILSLSCFPMIQGYYTALERTLFLNHATDENIDIWEKNCQVHRRGLELIRPGAKCSEIAHELNDIYRQVGLLKYRSFGYGHSFGVLSHYYGREGGLELREHIDTVLAPNMVMAMVPMVMIPEGQPGAGGYREHDILIVKEDGAENITKFPFGPEKLIIKA from the exons ATGGCCCTCATCAGATTCGGAAGGCTTGCCTCGTCCACAGTTCGAGGCTTGGCACCTCGTCGTGGAATGCGGACCACACCTCTAAGGGCTGCTGCAGCTTCCAGTGATGATCGTCCAAGGACCCAGAACATGTGTCAAGGAGAAAAG GTGAGTTTGTTCTCGAAGTCCGAAGTCGAGAATCGCCTTGGGAAACTCCGGGCCTACATGGCGCAGAATGAGATCGGCGCATGCGTGATGACGTCATATCCCAACATCAACTACTTTAGCGGCGGATTTCAATTCTGTTATTTTGGGCGTGACTACGGGTTAGTGATCACTCCCGATAAGGTTACGACTGTCTCAGCCGGTATTGATGGCGGTCAGCCGTGGCGACGTTCATATGGCGACTGCATCACATACACTGATTGGCGGAATGATAACTACTACTTCTGCGTCAAGAAACTTCTCGAAGGCGTCAAGGGGAAAATCGGCATCGAGTTCGACCACGTGAACCTTGACAACTACAAGAGATTGGACAATACTCTGCCTGATAACCCAAAAGTTGACGTTGGCCTCCCAACGCAGAAGATGCGCATGATCAAGTCTGCAGAAGAGATTGATATCATCCGGCAGGGGGCGCGGATTTGTGatataggtggcgctgcaaTAGTTGAGGCTTTAAAGGAGGATGTTCCAGAGCATGAGGTTGCTCTTGCTTCCACTAGGGCTATGGTGAGAGAGATTGCCAAGACGTATCCTAACAGCGAATTGCTCGACA CATGGACCTGGTTCCAGTCTGGCATCAACACAGATGGTGCCCACAACCCTGTGACATCACGGAGGGTCCAGAAGGGAGACATCCTCAGTCTTAGCTGCTTCCCGATGATTCAAGG GTACTACACCGCCCTTGAGCGCACCCTATTCCTGAACCACGCCACCGACGAGAATATCGATATCTGGGAAAAAAACTGCCAGGTTCATCGAAGAGGCCTTGAGCTGATCCGCCCAGGAGCCAAGTGTTCCGAGATCGCCCACGAACTGAACGACATTTACAGGCAGGTCGGCCTCCTGAAGTACAGAAGCTTTGGCTATGGCCACTCGTTTGGCGTGCTGTCCCATTACTACGGGCGAGAGGGTG GTTTGGAGCTGAGGGAACACATCGACACCGTGCTGGCACCTAAcatggtgatggcgatggtaCCGATGGTGATGATCCCTGAGGGTCAGCCGGGAGCCGGCGGGTACAGGGAACACGACATTCTCATCGTGAAGGAAGACGGCGCGGAGAATATCACAAAGTTTCCCTTTGGACCGGAGAAACTTATCATCAAAGCATGA
- the LOC135487634 gene encoding creatinase-like isoform X1 codes for MVQLQVTMALIRFGRLASSTVRGLAPRRGMRTTPLRAAAASSDDRPRTQNMCQGEKVSLFSKSEVENRLGKLRAYMAQNEIGACVMTSYPNINYFSGGFQFCYFGRDYGLVITPDKVTTVSAGIDGGQPWRRSYGDCITYTDWRNDNYYFCVKKLLEGVKGKIGIEFDHVNLDNYKRLDNTLPDNPKVDVGLPTQKMRMIKSAEEIDIIRQGARICDIGGAAIVEALKEDVPEHEVALASTRAMVREIAKTYPNSELLDTWTWFQSGINTDGAHNPVTSRRVQKGDILSLSCFPMIQGYYTALERTLFLNHATDENIDIWEKNCQVHRRGLELIRPGAKCSEIAHELNDIYRQVGLLKYRSFGYGHSFGVLSHYYGREGGLELREHIDTVLAPNMVMAMVPMVMIPEGQPGAGGYREHDILIVKEDGAENITKFPFGPEKLIIKA; via the exons ATG GTCCAGCTACAGGTAACCATGGCCCTCATCAGATTCGGAAGGCTTGCCTCGTCCACAGTTCGAGGCTTGGCACCTCGTCGTGGAATGCGGACCACACCTCTAAGGGCTGCTGCAGCTTCCAGTGATGATCGTCCAAGGACCCAGAACATGTGTCAAGGAGAAAAG GTGAGTTTGTTCTCGAAGTCCGAAGTCGAGAATCGCCTTGGGAAACTCCGGGCCTACATGGCGCAGAATGAGATCGGCGCATGCGTGATGACGTCATATCCCAACATCAACTACTTTAGCGGCGGATTTCAATTCTGTTATTTTGGGCGTGACTACGGGTTAGTGATCACTCCCGATAAGGTTACGACTGTCTCAGCCGGTATTGATGGCGGTCAGCCGTGGCGACGTTCATATGGCGACTGCATCACATACACTGATTGGCGGAATGATAACTACTACTTCTGCGTCAAGAAACTTCTCGAAGGCGTCAAGGGGAAAATCGGCATCGAGTTCGACCACGTGAACCTTGACAACTACAAGAGATTGGACAATACTCTGCCTGATAACCCAAAAGTTGACGTTGGCCTCCCAACGCAGAAGATGCGCATGATCAAGTCTGCAGAAGAGATTGATATCATCCGGCAGGGGGCGCGGATTTGTGatataggtggcgctgcaaTAGTTGAGGCTTTAAAGGAGGATGTTCCAGAGCATGAGGTTGCTCTTGCTTCCACTAGGGCTATGGTGAGAGAGATTGCCAAGACGTATCCTAACAGCGAATTGCTCGACA CATGGACCTGGTTCCAGTCTGGCATCAACACAGATGGTGCCCACAACCCTGTGACATCACGGAGGGTCCAGAAGGGAGACATCCTCAGTCTTAGCTGCTTCCCGATGATTCAAGG GTACTACACCGCCCTTGAGCGCACCCTATTCCTGAACCACGCCACCGACGAGAATATCGATATCTGGGAAAAAAACTGCCAGGTTCATCGAAGAGGCCTTGAGCTGATCCGCCCAGGAGCCAAGTGTTCCGAGATCGCCCACGAACTGAACGACATTTACAGGCAGGTCGGCCTCCTGAAGTACAGAAGCTTTGGCTATGGCCACTCGTTTGGCGTGCTGTCCCATTACTACGGGCGAGAGGGTG GTTTGGAGCTGAGGGAACACATCGACACCGTGCTGGCACCTAAcatggtgatggcgatggtaCCGATGGTGATGATCCCTGAGGGTCAGCCGGGAGCCGGCGGGTACAGGGAACACGACATTCTCATCGTGAAGGAAGACGGCGCGGAGAATATCACAAAGTTTCCCTTTGGACCGGAGAAACTTATCATCAAAGCATGA
- the LOC135487635 gene encoding lanC-like protein 3, which yields MVRYFKNNLGDFVCGRSAHEVEGDIDRSYWKKIIKSTVDTILKGQPPRKPGSGGDGGLYVGVAGVAYMYYYVAQCEVFSSERYDYLNTARDYIEVALESAVVEKHDEHSFLLGGAGAYAVGSIIFKALGQQDVATKLVNDYARLAKKVVPLNFLRCGSDELFVGRAGYLCGALALTRTHQTQVIDSTSLHEICEAMVTSGRSGADHHRYSTPDLPCPLMYAYYDTEYLGAAHGLSAILQMLLHFPDYYKSNYSIEECLHQAVDFMMAIRGKDGNIAPAMDEVGVMRRHEDETLIHWCHGAPGVVYLFAKAYLVWHEEKYLDACKQCAEVTWRKGLLKKGPGICHGVAGSGYVFLLLYRLTHDPKYLHRAVRFAEFMMTDEFKGGARTPDSPYSLYEGLAGTVCFLTDLLEPHKAAFPFFDVF from the exons ATGGTGCGTTACTTTAAGAATAATCTGGGTGACTTTGTTTGTGGCAGGTCAGCCCATGAAGTTGAAGGAGACATTGATAGGTCATATTGGAAGAAGATCATCAAATCCACTGTTGACACGATCCTGAAAGGACAGCCTCCACGGAAGCCTGGGAGTGGTGGTGATGGAGGCCTGTATGTGGGTGTAGCTGGGGTCGCTTACATGTACTACTATGTGGCTCAGTGTGAAGTGTTTAGCTCTGAAAGATATGATTATCTGAACACTGCTCGTGACTATATTGAAGTTGCTTTAGAATCTGCTGTAGTAGAGAAGCATGATGAACATTCCTTCCTACTTGGTGGAGCTGGAGCCTATGCTGTGGGGAGCATTATATTCAAAGCATTGGGACAACAGGATGTGGCGACTAAACTTGTGAATGATTATGCACGGCTGGCCAAGAAGGTTGTGCCATTGAACTTCCTTCGCTGTGGCTCGGATGAACTATTTGTCGGAAGAGCTGGTTATCTCTGTGGTGCTTTAGCTCTGACCAGAACCCATCAAACACAG GTTATTGACAGCACTTCACTTCATGAAATCTGTGAAGCCATGGTAACATCTGGTCGTTCAGGGGCTGATCACCATCGTTACTCTACGCCAGATCTGCCGTGTCCGTTGATGTATGCATACTATGATACAGAATATTTGG GTGCAGCCCATGGTTTATCCGCCATCCTTCAGATGCTGCTACACTTCCCTGACTATTACAAATCAAACTATAGCATTGAAGAGTGTCTCCACCAAGCTGTCGACTTCATGATGGCAATCCGAGGAAAAGATGGCAATATCGCTCCTGCTATGGACGAAGTTGGTGTGATGAGACGTCATGAGGATGAAACGCTCATCCATTGGTGTCATGGCGCTCCAG GTGTAGTGTACCTGTTTGCCAAAGCCTACCTAGTCTGGCATGAGGAGAAATACCTGGATGCCTGCAAGCAGTGTGCTGAGGTCACATGGAGGAAAGGTCTCCTCAAGAAGGGCCCTGGCATCTGTCATGGTGTCGCCGGGAGTGGATATGTCTTTCTTCTCCTCTACCGTCTTACACATGATCCAAAATACCTACACAGAGCGGTCAGATTTGCTGAGTTCATGATGACGGATGAGTTTAAAGGTGGTGCACGGACACCAGATTCCCCATACAGTCTTTATGAAGGTCTAGCTGGCACAGTGTGTTTCTTGACGGACTTGCTCGAGCCGCACAAGGCAGCTTTTCCATTTTTTGACGTCTTCTAA